Proteins encoded within one genomic window of Lampris incognitus isolate fLamInc1 chromosome 1, fLamInc1.hap2, whole genome shotgun sequence:
- the wdr54 gene encoding WD repeat-containing protein 54 yields the protein MYHKEKSIQIKNSASALFNNLSVLRIAPRSLTYFAVVHANVVNMVSASWDGLNYSHRQLQSKEPNVATSTSLIMQAAWCVLPTRDLLVLTSQKGIQMYEADGSIMVYWHALDTPEAPTAQAIFARGISAVREKYICVGVSSGAILVFDIPSKGSNITLSEVLEEHREAITDIASECSGSLECIADLVSADDAGSLCVWKSGEEFQLLNKILGFDMSCSTVKLWKGTVVAGYGTGQIRIYEAVTGILHAEVNAHARWIYSLDIAPFSGLLVSAAEDSLVRVWHLTLTPETNSVEIAHMYNECVTDTQICGAKFCDGDGYAFAVTGYDLSEIIRYTQT from the exons ATGTACCACAAAGAGAAAAGCATACAGATCAAAAATAGTGCGTCTGCACTGTTTAACAACCTCAGCGTGTTGCGCATCGCCCCTCGAAGCCTCACGTACTTCGCGGTGGTCCATGCTAATGTGGTCAACATGGTCAGTGCTTCGTGGGACGGCCTGAACTACTCTCACCGTCAGCTGCAGTCCAAGGAGCCTAACGTGGCCACCAGCACCTCACTCATCATGCAG GCAGCTTGGTGTGTGCTACCCACCCGTGATCTCCTGGTGCTGACTTCTCAGAAGGGTATCCAG ATGTATGAGGCTGACGGTTCTATTATGGTGTATTGGCATGCACTGGATACCCCAGAAGCCCCTACAG CTCAGGCCATTTTTGCCAGAGGGATTTCAGCAGTGAGAGAGAAATACATATGTGTAG GTGTGTCATCTGGTGCAATACTGGTGTTTGACATTCCCAGCAAAGGCAGTAATATCACCTTGTCTGAAGTCCTAGAAGAACACAGGGAGGCCATCACTGACATTGCCTCAGAATGCTCTGGAAGCTTG GAGTGCATAGCAGACTTGGTCAGTGCCGATGATGCTGGCAGCCTATGTGTGTGGAAGTCAGGGGAGGAATTTCAACTGCTCAACAAGATCCTTGGCTTTGA TATGAGTTGTTCGACAGTCAAGCTGTGGAAAGGTACAGTAGTAGCAGGATACGGCACAGGCCAGATCCGTATTTATGAGGCTGTGACGGGAATTCTGCATGCTGAGGTCAATGCCCATGCTCGTTGGATTTACTCCCTGGACATTGCCCCCTTTTCTGGATTG CTTGTCTCTGCTGCTGAGGACTCTCTAGTGAGAGTGTGGCACCTGACTCTGACCCCAGAGACCAACAGTGTTGAG ATTGCCCACATGTACAATGAGTGTGTGACAGACACTCAGATCTGCGGGGCCAAGTTCTGTGATGGGGATGGCTATGCATTTGCTGTGACGGGCTATGACCTGAGTGAGATTATCCGTTACACACAGACATAG
- the LOC130112512 gene encoding uncharacterized protein C2orf81 homolog: protein MSRAAVRAYSDKSGQKPSVLATTMQIPDPHIEEIDPGCVILAQWEDILRTEEAEDVVGEIVEELLSHVMETCFRGYIQKQLVPYSISRAKDCLIQILEWQFFLRDEGEGPEVASRTEDTEPLPSTTDSWAQGCVLVVQATPQNPSSPKQESSIQRVAKQTEPRSDQQRHMMAQSSFPDQCKKDKKPSEPPENRTYRVQSPLLLPKCEKKKQRQIHSPINMATDKLLHSPRTSLSSSAKEENEKEKEKAKIEHFISVSRFGSLYQNEDYPSILKLDHACLPQHCVLPQYEILGKNKYHLKHHPKRPSGLPIPEKRPNKQHTILKVHTLKSSTSYLDQPTQFGADFCLSLRKKSSPTGVKRDGTIPFSETLRLDTMNLAQGVSLKDARGTQFSPLKMCPPCQLEPSAELRPMQSNPTLPLYTVEQLTAGLLPQVTPLL, encoded by the exons ATGTCTCGCGCTGCAGTTAGAGCCTATTCTGATAAAAGTGGGCAAAAGCCCTCTGTCCTAGCAACCACTATGCAAATCCCGGACCCCCATATAGAGGAGATTGACCCTGGTTGCGTCATCCTGGCCCAGTGGGAGGATATTTTGAGAACTGAGGAAGCCGAGGACGTTGTAGGAGAAATTGTTGAAGAACTCTTAAGCCATGTCATGGAGACCTGCTTCAGGGGGTACATTCAGAAACAG CTGGTGCCTTACTCTATATCCAGGGCAAAAGACTGCCTGATTCAGATTTTGGAGTGGCAGTTCTTCCTCCGAGATGAAGGAGAAGGACCTGAGGTGGCCTCCAGAACCGAGGACACAGAGCCTCTGCCATCCACTACAGACTCCTGGGCTCAAGGATGTGTCCTTGTTGTGCAAGCCACACCTCAAAATCCCTCCTCCCCTAAACAG GAATCTTCAATACAACGGGTAGCTAAACAAACAGAGCCAAGATCCGATCAACAACGTCATATGatggcccaaagcagttttccaGATCAatgcaaaaaagacaaaaagcccAGTGAGCCTCCAGAAAACAGGACTTACAGAGTACAATCCCCTCTCCTGCTGCCAAAATGTGAAAAGAAGAAACAAAGGCAGATTCACTCTCCCATCAATATGGCAACAGACAAATTGCTGCATTCCCCAAGAACCTCACTGTCGAGTTCAGCCAAAGAGGAGAatgagaaagaaaaggaaaaggcaAAAATTGAACATTTTATATCAGTTTCCAGATTTGGGTCATTATATCAGAATGAGGACTACCCATCCATACTCAAATTGGATCATGCCTGTCTGCCTCAGCACTGTGTCTTACCTCAGTATGAGATTCTTGGCAAAAATAAATACCACCTAAAACACCATCCTAAGAGACCAAGTGGATTGCCTATACCAGAAAAGAGACCTAACAAACAGCACACAATCTTGAAAGTACATACTTTGAAGTCATCAACCAGCTACCTGGATCAGCCAACCCAGTTCGGGGCTGATTTCTGCTTGTCCCTCAGGAAGAAGTCCAGTCCCACCGGGGTTAAAAGAGATGGGACAATTCCCTTCTCTGAAACTCTTAGACTAGACACTATGAATTTGGCCCAGGGTGTTTCCCTTAAGGATGCTCGGGGTACCCAATTTAGCCCACTCAAAATGTGTCCACCATGCCAGCTGGAGCCCAGTGCTGAGCTTAGGCCAATGCAGAGCAATCCCACATTGCCGCTGTACACTGTGGAACAGCTTACTGCAGGTCTACTGCCTCAAGTCACCCCACTGCTCTAA